The following coding sequences are from one Malaciobacter pacificus window:
- a CDS encoding sensor histidine kinase gives MIQIIKIIFFIFLFTSFINAQETKKNILIITSYSSSYPWDIDYTKGILEVQKEHKNLNIYKENLDSLINRTSNYEYFYEYIKDKYSSIKIDGVITESNPAFYFMQKYGLKLFSNIPYVYYTNEKKSSNFSNTINITNTTNIYNSLMLAIDQNPNANNMILIDQEEHINLQKQIENIKKDLNIRDLSNLPLNEIIDITSKIDSHTFIFYLSYFKEPLGNIFKSQDVLNKISEKSKIPIYSIYSTYLNNGIVGGNILYSKLLSKESIKAINDLLNNRKNSYKVSKTILDNKKLKEFNLSIPKIQSAEIINLESKISLLLKYKKEIILIVLLFIILVLFLIFTIYLSISRKRLINKLKVKNEDIINERNAKDKTEKILIQQSKMAALGDMIQNIAHQWRQPLSVISTSASGIKMNRQFDIIDIDQELKSIDKILESTKYLSNTIEVFRNFFKPSNTREFFDIGKSIDEAIFLANIDSNPYYNIQIKKDYEKLDVNSFKNEFIQVILNIINNAKDALIQNISDNEDRLIIIKLYQKQNNLVISIKDNAHGVNEKIIDKIFQPYFTTKHKSKGTGIGLFMSNEIITKHMKGKLIVKNSNFTYNKNNYYGAEFIIYLPIKI, from the coding sequence TTTAATAATTACTAGTTATAGTAGCTCTTATCCTTGGGATATAGACTACACAAAAGGAATACTTGAAGTTCAAAAAGAGCACAAGAATTTAAATATTTATAAAGAGAATTTAGACTCACTTATAAATCGAACTTCTAATTATGAATATTTTTATGAATATATAAAAGATAAATACAGCTCAATAAAAATAGATGGTGTAATAACTGAATCAAATCCAGCTTTTTATTTCATGCAAAAATATGGACTTAAACTTTTTTCAAATATACCTTATGTTTACTACACCAATGAAAAAAAAAGTTCAAACTTTTCAAATACAATTAATATAACAAACACAACAAATATATATAATAGTTTAATGTTAGCAATTGACCAAAATCCTAATGCAAATAATATGATACTTATAGATCAAGAAGAGCATATAAATTTACAAAAGCAAATAGAAAATATAAAAAAAGATCTGAATATTAGAGACTTAAGTAATTTACCACTAAATGAAATAATAGATATTACATCAAAAATAGATAGTCATACTTTCATATTTTATTTATCATATTTTAAAGAACCATTAGGAAATATCTTTAAATCACAAGATGTTCTTAATAAAATCTCAGAAAAGTCAAAAATACCTATCTATTCAATTTATTCCACTTATTTAAATAATGGAATAGTAGGTGGTAATATCTTATATAGTAAATTACTTTCAAAAGAGTCTATTAAAGCTATAAATGATTTATTAAATAATAGAAAAAACTCTTATAAAGTTTCAAAAACAATTTTAGATAATAAAAAACTGAAGGAATTTAACCTCTCTATTCCTAAAATACAAAGTGCTGAGATAATAAACTTAGAATCAAAAATTTCATTGTTATTAAAGTATAAAAAAGAAATTATTTTAATAGTTCTTCTTTTTATAATATTAGTTCTATTTTTAATATTCACAATCTATCTTAGTATTTCCAGAAAAAGATTAATTAATAAGTTAAAAGTTAAAAATGAAGATATTATAAATGAAAGAAATGCAAAAGATAAAACAGAAAAAATACTAATTCAACAAAGTAAAATGGCTGCACTTGGAGATATGATTCAAAATATAGCCCATCAATGGAGACAACCTTTAAGTGTAATATCTACAAGTGCTAGTGGAATAAAAATGAATAGGCAATTCGATATAATAGATATAGATCAAGAATTAAAATCCATAGACAAAATTCTTGAAAGTACAAAATATTTATCTAATACAATTGAGGTTTTTAGAAACTTTTTTAAACCATCTAATACAAGAGAGTTTTTTGATATAGGGAAAAGTATTGATGAGGCGATATTTTTAGCAAATATTGATTCAAATCCCTATTACAATATACAAATAAAAAAAGATTATGAAAAATTAGACGTAAACTCTTTTAAAAATGAATTCATTCAAGTAATATTAAATATCATTAATAATGCAAAAGATGCACTAATACAAAATATTAGTGATAATGAAGATAGATTAATAATAATTAAACTATATCAAAAACAAAATAATCTTGTGATATCTATAAAAGATAATGCCCATGGAGTAAATGAAAAAATTATAGATAAAATATTCCAACCATATTTTACTACTAAACATAAAAGTAAAGGAACAGGAATTGGCTTATTTATGTCAAATGAAATTATTACAAAACATATGAAAGGGAAATTGATTGTAAAGAATTCGAACTTTACTTATAATAAAAATAATTATTATGGAGCAGAGTTCATAATATATTTACCAATAAAAATATAA
- a CDS encoding c-type cytochrome, with protein MKKLVLTTVIAASCAFAAPASYNTCKGCHGAKGEMNTTTGGKSHIPADLTKAQVIEALNGYKAGNYANAGKMKMLMKGQVARLSDEQIKELAEYIGK; from the coding sequence ATGAAAAAACTTGTATTAACTACAGTTATCGCTGCATCATGTGCTTTCGCTGCACCAGCTTCTTACAATACATGTAAAGGTTGTCATGGAGCTAAAGGTGAAATGAACACTACTACTGGTGGAAAATCACATATCCCTGCAGATTTAACTAAAGCTCAAGTTATTGAAGCTTTAAATGGTTACAAAGCTGGAAACTATGCTAATGCTGGTAAAATGAAAATGCTTATGAAAGGTCAAGTTGCAAGACTGTCTGATGAGCAAATCAAAGAATTAGCAGAGTACATCGGTAAATAA